TTGAAACGCCCCGCCTCCTCCAGCGTACAATAACTCAAAACACAGCACTTGCTCTCTGCGGGCAGACAGGTTATTCTTACCCCGTATCCTTGGGTAAACTGTGGAATAAACAAGCGACACTATTATTTTGGAAGGTTGGTGAAGTAATTATGTCTCCTACAGGGAAACTGTTTAAATGGGGAACTTTCGCTTATGAGGCTTTTCTGGCGCTGCCGATTATCGGGGGAAGCTTTGTTGTAGCAAATGCCTGGGCGCCGCTCGGAATCGCTTTTCTGCTGCATGCTGTAGCCATAATCATTCTGCTGAGAGAGCGCGGTCCGATTATCGGGAATGCAGTGGGCGTCGTCACCTCGGTGGTTGCTTTGATTCCTTTTGTCGGCTGGGTGATGCATGCCATTACCGCTATCATTCTGCTCGTAGAAGGACTGAGCGGATCACGGCGCAATCCACGTTACTAATAGTCAATCACAAAAGACCTTCGATGGGGTAACCCGTCGAAGGTCTTTCTGTATTATCCTCGTCCTCCAGTACGGGTATCGGTCCGCCGGCTTCCGGTCTCTCCACTACCACGTGAATTTGCTGTGCTGTTCTCGAAACGTTTGCGCTCCGTGCGCTCCATCTGTACGATTTGGCCTTCATGCACTACGATGTGCAAGGAACCGAATTCCATATCGTCGAGCAGTTCCGTTATCCGCGCAAGCCATACCTCATCCACCTTCAGTGGTTTAGCCATTCGCAAGCCTCCCTTTCCCGGTTAGGGAAGTAACTCTGCCTAAATTCCGTTATTACCGCCTTGTATACTATGAATTAACTTAGCACGGCACCCAATAGCTGTCAATGAGCATTTTTGCGTACAAGCAGGCTTTTTACAACCATCGTCACCAGTGCCAGCAGGAGCAGCAGAGAAGCAACCGCGAAGGATGCCGAAAACTGATATTCGTTGTACAAAATTTCGACATGCAGCGGCAGCGTATTCGTCTCCCCGCGGATATGCCCGGACACCACCGAGACGGCCCCGAACTCGCCCATGGCCCGTGCATTACAGAGAATAATGCCGTACAGCAGCCCCCACTTAATATTCGGCAGCGTTACGCGCCAGAAGATCTGCCACCCGTGTGCACCGAGCGTAATCGCAGCCTCCTCCTCCTGTGTACCCTGCTCCTCCATCAGCGGAATCAGCTCGCGGGCTACGAACGGAAACGTGATAAACAGCGTGGCCAGCACGATGCCCGGCAGGGCGAAGACGATTTTGATATCATGATCGCTTAACCAGGGGCCGAACCAGCCGTGCGAGCCGAACACCAGAATGAAGATCAGCCCGCCAATCACCGGTGATACCGCAAAGGGCAGATCGATCAGCGTAATCAGAAAACCCTTGCCGCGAAAACGGAACTTGGTCACCGCCCACGCCGCCGTTACCCCAAAAACCGTATTCAGCGGAACTGTAATCGCGGCGACCAGCAGCGTCAGCTTCAGCGCCGAGGCGGCGTCCGGGTCGGTCAATGCGGCCCAGTAGACATCCAGCCCCCGCTTCAGCGACTCCACCAGCACAATGACCAGCGGCAGCGCAATCAGCCAGAGCAGGACCAGTCCGGCCAGGGAGATGAGCACCCATTTCACCGCTTGTGACTCCGCCCTTGAAGGCGATGACGTGCCTGTACGCGGCCCGGGGACATGCAGGGGAACCGTACCGGCCATATTTATTCCTCCTAAAAGTTTTGTTGGTATATGCATCCTGAATCCGCTCCTAACAAAACTCGCTTCGGAAGCTTAAGCTTAAGTTTTGTTGGTATATGCATCCTGAATCCGCCTCGAACTAGAACCTCCCTGCCCTTAACGCGAGCTCCTCCGCGCCCAATGCTGAAGGCCGTTGATGACCAGCAGCATCAGGAAGGAGAGCAGCAGCAGAATCAGGGCCACGGCGGTCGCTCCGGCGTAATCGAACTGCTCCAGCTTGGACATGATCAGCAGCGGGGCGATCTCTGTGCGCATCGGCATATTGCCGGAGATGAACACGACAGAGCCGTACTCGCCGATGCCCCGGGCGAACGCCAGGGCGAAGCCCGTAAGCAGCGGGGGGAGCAGCTCCGGCAGGACAATCCGCAGGAAGGTCCGCCCGCGGCCTGCTCCCAGCGTAGCGGCGGCCTCCTCCATGTCTCTGTCCAGGTCCTCCAGCACCGGCTGCACTGTGCGGACGACAAAGGGAATGCCGATGAACATCAGCGCCAGCGTGATGCCCAGCGGTGTGAAGGCTACTTTGAAGCCCAGCGGCGTCAGCAGGGAGCCGATCCAGCCGTTCTGGGAATAGAGGGCGGTCAGCGATACGCCCGCCACGGCTGTAGGGAGCGCGAACGGCAGGTCGATCAGGGCGTCGAAGATTCTTTTACCGGGGAATTCATACCGCACCAGCACCCAAGCCAGCAGCAGTCCCAGAAAAACATTGATCAGGGCCGCAGCGCCCGCCGTACTTAAGCTGACACGGTAGGAGGCCAGGACGCGGGCATCCGTAGCCACATCCCAGAACTTGGCCCAGCTCAGCCCCGTTGAATTGAAGAGCAGCGCGGACAGCGGCAGCAGGACAACAAGACTCAGATAGAGTACGCTGAACCCCATCGTAATCCCGAACCCCGGCAGCAGCCTGCGCCGTACCGTCCTTGCAGCAGCTTTGGTCGTGACATTCATGTGCCCATTCATCCTTTCAAGACTCCGCTATCAGCTGCCCGGTACGTAGATTTTGTCGAAAATCCCGCCGTCATTGAAATGCTTCGCCTGGGTCTCCTTCCAGGTTCCGAATTTATCGGCCAGGGTGAACAGCTTGATCTCCGGGAATTGATTCTTGAACTCGGCCTTCACGCTATCCAGTGTCGGACGGTAATAGTTCTCGGCAGCAATCTTCTGGCCTTCCTCGGTGTAGAGATATTTCAGGTAGGCATCTGCTACCTCACGGGTTCCTCTTTTATCGACCACCTTATCCACCACCGCAACCGGCGGCTCAGCCAGAATACTCTCTGACGGATTCACAATCTCGAATTTGTCCGGACCCAGCTCCTTGATGGACAGATACGCCTCATTCTCCCAGGCAATCAGCACATCCCCGATGCCGCGTTCCACGAAGGTAGTGGTGGAGCCGCGCGCTCCGGTGTCCAGGACCGGTACATTCTTGAACAGCTTTTGCACGAATTCCTGAGCCTTGGCTTCATCATTATTATTGTGGTCCAGCGCATAGCCCCAGGCAGCCAGGTAGTTCCAGCGGGCACCGCCGGAGGTCTTGGGGTTAGGGGTGATGACCTCTACGCCCTCCTTCAGCAGATCGGGCCAGTCCTTGATGCCTTTCGGATTGCCTTTGCGGACCAGGAAGACGATGGTGGAGGTATAAGGGGAGCTGTTATGCTCATACTTACTCTGCCAGTCCGCGCCGATCAGCCCGGCTTCTTGAAGGGCATCAATGTCATACCCGAGCGCCAGCGTAACGACATCCGCCTCTAGCCCATCCAGCACAGCCCGGCTCTGCTTGCCCGATCCGCCATGCGATTGCTTGACGGTTACCTTCTGGCCGGTCTCCTGCTCCCAGTAGGCGGCGAAGGCCTTGTTGTAGTTCTCATACAGCTCACGCGTCGGATCGTAGGATACATTCAGCAGCTCGACCGGTTCCTTTGACTGTGTCTGGGCAGCTTCCGTTGTGGCCGGAGAATTTGCAGCCGCTTCTGTGGGGGCCGGGGCCGCTGTTCCGGCACCCGCACTGTTCCCTGCATTACTGTTCCCGCAAGCCGTAAGCCCTGCCGTCAATATCAATGCAAACCCGGCGAGAAGCCCCTTCTTGATCCCTTGTGTCATCTTAGCCCACTCCCCCATAATAGTCTTGTAACAAGCAATAGACGCAGGAAAGCCCGCTTGCGGCAAGTCAAACCGGTCTTATAGACACGTATCTGCGAGCCTGAAGCAGGCGTTCCTCCGTCTGTACGGTAAGAACTTATTCGATTATTCCTACCCATTTAGTAGGTTATACAGATATAATACTGAACACCTTCCGCGCTGTCAAACCTTTTTTTCACTTTGAATGAAAGACTACGATCGATGGAACCGGGGCAGGAAGTGGCGCCCGTTCCTGTAAGCTCCACTTGTTATTGCTGCCCCAAAGTAATATCATTGCTTACATCTAATAGAGTGAAAAACAGTGAATTCATAGAGCGGAAGACTGGCACGTTCCGCAGCTTCTTATTGCCGCTCACACCGGGGGAAATAATCATGGGCATGGATTTGGAGTATGGCCCCGCGCCGCAGGGACCGCGGCTGCACAGGCGCGTACTCAGAGAACTGGGCAGACGTATTCTGGATACGTACAGGTATGACACTGCTTTATGGAGGACTGCGCTCAGCGGTCCTTGGACACTATGCATTCTGGCTTTTTCTATAGTTATTATGGGTATTCCTACCGGACTCGGAAGCGCAGCGGATATTATGCTGGCAGTTGGCGCAGGAACGCTTGTTATGGCGCTGGCCAGCAATCTGTTGGCTGTGCTGCTCTCCCTAACCGGACTGCGGCTTCCACATCTGTTCGCAGGCTCTTTGCTCAGCACCTATGGGGCTGTATTGCTAATCTTGTATTTTTCCGATCTGGAGCTTGAGGCTGCAGCCGTTATCGCCTGTATCGCAGCCTTGGCCTGCGGGATAGGGGGACTTGCAGCCGGCCTGCTGCGGACCCGGAGAATGCTCAGCGGCAGTCTGCTGGCAGCGGCACTCCTCCTCTCCCCCTTCGCACTGGCTTATGGCTCTGTGACGGGAAGCAGCCCTGCACCTGTACCCTCGCTTCAGACACTGGCGGCAGGTGGACAGGTGCTTCCCATAACTGCGGACGATCCCGCCCAGCCGGGAGACTACACATTCCACAGCTTCACCTATGGCAGCGGCAAGGATCTGCAGCGCAAGGCGTATGGCAAGGATGCCCTGCTAGTCTCCGCTTCCGTGGATGCAACCGGGTATATCTCTTCCTGGCCCTTGCTGCGGACCCTGTTCTGGGGATTCGATCCCGCTTCCCTCCCGCTGAATGGCAGAGTATGGATGCCGGACGGGGACGGGCCTTATCCGCTGGTGCTCATGGTGCATGGCAACCATATGATGGAGGACTTCTCCGAGAGCGGCTACGCCTATCTTGGTGAATTGCTGGCCAGCCGGGGCTTCATCGCGGTCACCCTGGATGAGAATTTCCTGAATTATTCGGCCTGGTCGGGTATTCCGGACAACGATTTCAAGGCACGGACCTGGATGATTCTGAAGCATCTGCAGCAGATCGGCAGCTTCGCCGAGCAGCCCGGCACCCCCTTCTACCAGAAGGTGGATTATGACTCTGTTGCACTGCTCGGCCACAGCCGCGGCGGCCAGGCTGTAGCCATGGCTGCGGATGCATCGCTCTGGTTCGGCAGTGATCCTGTTCTGAACGCTATTCAGCAGTTCCATATTACTTCAGTGATTGCCCTGGCCCCTACGGATAAAATGATCGACAGCAAACAGGCCCGTCTAACGGATGTGAGCTATCTGACGCTGCAGGGTGCCCGTGACGGCGATGTGCATGATTTCTACGGGGACCGGCAATATATGCGTTCTTCCTACACCGGCGATACCCCCGGCTTCAAAAGCTCTCTCTACATTGCCGACGCCAACCACAGCCAATTCAATACGGACTGGGGGCTGTATGACCAGACGCTGCCGACCGGCCTGTTCCTGAAGCGTTCCCGGATCATGGACGGGGAGGAGCAGCGGAGAATAGCCAAGGTCTATGTCTCCGCATTCCTGGAGACCACGCTGCACGGGAGGAGCGAGTACCGGCAATTGTTCCGCGATTACCGCAGCGGTGCCAGTTGGCTGCCGGATACCGCCTACTATAACCGCTTCCAGAGCGGCAACTATATTACGGTGGCAGACTATGATGAAGACCGCAAGAGAGGTGCCGTCCAAGGCGGGACCATCTCTACTGCCGGGCTTCAATGGAGCGAAGAGGCCGCGAAGGACCGCGAGAGGAACAATAAGCCCTCTTACGGTATTCTTCTGGAGCGCAGTTCAAGCCCGGATCAGGAGTCTGCGGACGCCGAGGCTGCTTACAGCATTAGGCTCAGCGATACGCTGACTCAGACGATTGCGGAATCCTCTGCCGTAGAGGGGCTGACCTTCTCCCTGGCGAACCATAACTCCGATCCTAATCAGGACGGCGATGCTGGGCCGCTGCCGGAAGCTGAGCTCTCCCCGGATGTGGAGGTGGAGCTGACCGACAGCAAGGATACCGCCGCAAGAATCCCTCTGGACGAGGTGATGGATATTCTGCCGCTGCCGCAGACGGAATTTACGCTTAGTCCATGGTTGGAGGAGCGGATCAGCGACGGCAAATTCAGCAACCTCTCGGAAGCCGTCTACCAGACGTACAAGCTGCCCTTCGAGCTGTTCCTTGAGGAAGAGCCGGAGCTTGATCCGGATAGCCTGACAGACATCACCTTTTATCTGCAAGGCACAGAAGACAAGATTATGCTGGACGACATCGGCTTCTATGAGCGGGAGGAACCGCTGACAGGAGTGAATTAACCGGACATCATTCTATTTATAAAATAAATAACAACAGCCCAAATTGCCCCCTGTCCGCCATACTCCGGCTAACAGGGGGCTTTGCTGTTCCTGCATAGTAAATCCTTGTGCAGGTTAATCCAGGGCTACAAGGCAGACAGGTGCCGGCACTTCCAGCTCATTGCCGGTAGGGATCAGCCGTCCGGTCTCACTGTCTATGCGGAAGGAGGCAATATTGCCGCTGTTCTGGTTAGCAGCGAGCAGCATGCCGCCGATCAGAGCGAAGTTACGCGGGGTCCGTCCTCCGGAAGTCACCCAGTCCTCGGCTTCCAGCAGACCCGTAGCCTTATCAATATGGAACAGTGCGATGCTGTCATGACCACGGTTGGATACGTAGAGATAGCGTCCGCATGGGGATACATGGATATCTGCAGCCGTATCATCACTTCCGGCGGTATAATGCTCCGGGAGACTGCTGACACTCTGCAGGAGCTTCAGATTGCCCTGAGGCTCATCATTGGCGAATACGGTGACCGTATTGTTCAGTTCATTAACCAGATAGATCCATTGCCGCGAAGGATGCAACGCTAGATGGCGCGGCCCTGAGCCTGGAGGAAGGTCCACCTCCCGGTGAGTGACCAGCTTCCCATCCTCCACCCGGTAGAACACGATCTGGTCGAGACCGAGATCACAGACCAGCACATGATCACCCGTCTTGTCCGGAATCACGGAATGGGGATGGGGGGCATCCTGACGGTCGCTGCGGATTCCCGAGCCCTTATGCTTCACCTGGGAGGACATCTCCTGTAATGACCCGTCCTCGTTCAGCGGAAACACATTGACATTGCCTCCCGTATAGTTAGACACAGCTATGTAATCTCCCTTCGGAGCCACCGAGACATAGCAGGGCGCGCCGCCCCCGGTCGCTCTGCTGCCCAGCAGATGCAGCGCTTTGCTGCCGGGATCAATGGCGTAGGCATGAACCTCACCTTCATCCTGCTCACTCACTGCATATAATACCGTCTGCGCCGCATTAACCGCCAGATAGGAAGGGTTCTGGGTCCCCCGGGTACCGCCCATAACCCTCATTTCTCCGCTCTCCTTATCCAGCGCACCCAGCAGGATGGCCTCTCTCTCCTCACTGTTGTACGTTCCAATATAGAATAATACTTCATTAGGCTGGTGCATGGCAGCGGCTCCTTTGTTGTATAGTATATAAGCTTATATACCCTGTACACCCCTATACTCACTCAGCGGGTGAACCATAATTTCACTATAACATCTTTATGTACCCACTACATTATCA
The sequence above is a segment of the Paenibacillus sp. FSL R7-0204 genome. Coding sequences within it:
- a CDS encoding YezD family protein → MAKPLKVDEVWLARITELLDDMEFGSLHIVVHEGQIVQMERTERKRFENSTANSRGSGETGSRRTDTRTGGRG
- the cysW gene encoding sulfate ABC transporter permease subunit CysW, whose amino-acid sequence is MAGTVPLHVPGPRTGTSSPSRAESQAVKWVLISLAGLVLLWLIALPLVIVLVESLKRGLDVYWAALTDPDAASALKLTLLVAAITVPLNTVFGVTAAWAVTKFRFRGKGFLITLIDLPFAVSPVIGGLIFILVFGSHGWFGPWLSDHDIKIVFALPGIVLATLFITFPFVARELIPLMEEQGTQEEEAAITLGAHGWQIFWRVTLPNIKWGLLYGIILCNARAMGEFGAVSVVSGHIRGETNTLPLHVEILYNEYQFSASFAVASLLLLLALVTMVVKSLLVRKNAH
- the cysT gene encoding sulfate ABC transporter permease subunit CysT, whose product is MNVTTKAAARTVRRRLLPGFGITMGFSVLYLSLVVLLPLSALLFNSTGLSWAKFWDVATDARVLASYRVSLSTAGAAALINVFLGLLLAWVLVRYEFPGKRIFDALIDLPFALPTAVAGVSLTALYSQNGWIGSLLTPLGFKVAFTPLGITLALMFIGIPFVVRTVQPVLEDLDRDMEEAAATLGAGRGRTFLRIVLPELLPPLLTGFALAFARGIGEYGSVVFISGNMPMRTEIAPLLIMSKLEQFDYAGATAVALILLLLSFLMLLVINGLQHWARRSSR
- a CDS encoding sulfate ABC transporter substrate-binding protein, with protein sequence MTQGIKKGLLAGFALILTAGLTACGNSNAGNSAGAGTAAPAPTEAAANSPATTEAAQTQSKEPVELLNVSYDPTRELYENYNKAFAAYWEQETGQKVTVKQSHGGSGKQSRAVLDGLEADVVTLALGYDIDALQEAGLIGADWQSKYEHNSSPYTSTIVFLVRKGNPKGIKDWPDLLKEGVEVITPNPKTSGGARWNYLAAWGYALDHNNNDEAKAQEFVQKLFKNVPVLDTGARGSTTTFVERGIGDVLIAWENEAYLSIKELGPDKFEIVNPSESILAEPPVAVVDKVVDKRGTREVADAYLKYLYTEEGQKIAAENYYRPTLDSVKAEFKNQFPEIKLFTLADKFGTWKETQAKHFNDGGIFDKIYVPGS
- a CDS encoding poly(ethylene terephthalate) hydrolase family protein, yielding MGMDLEYGPAPQGPRLHRRVLRELGRRILDTYRYDTALWRTALSGPWTLCILAFSIVIMGIPTGLGSAADIMLAVGAGTLVMALASNLLAVLLSLTGLRLPHLFAGSLLSTYGAVLLILYFSDLELEAAAVIACIAALACGIGGLAAGLLRTRRMLSGSLLAAALLLSPFALAYGSVTGSSPAPVPSLQTLAAGGQVLPITADDPAQPGDYTFHSFTYGSGKDLQRKAYGKDALLVSASVDATGYISSWPLLRTLFWGFDPASLPLNGRVWMPDGDGPYPLVLMVHGNHMMEDFSESGYAYLGELLASRGFIAVTLDENFLNYSAWSGIPDNDFKARTWMILKHLQQIGSFAEQPGTPFYQKVDYDSVALLGHSRGGQAVAMAADASLWFGSDPVLNAIQQFHITSVIALAPTDKMIDSKQARLTDVSYLTLQGARDGDVHDFYGDRQYMRSSYTGDTPGFKSSLYIADANHSQFNTDWGLYDQTLPTGLFLKRSRIMDGEEQRRIAKVYVSAFLETTLHGRSEYRQLFRDYRSGASWLPDTAYYNRFQSGNYITVADYDEDRKRGAVQGGTISTAGLQWSEEAAKDRERNNKPSYGILLERSSSPDQESADAEAAYSIRLSDTLTQTIAESSAVEGLTFSLANHNSDPNQDGDAGPLPEAELSPDVEVELTDSKDTAARIPLDEVMDILPLPQTEFTLSPWLEERISDGKFSNLSEAVYQTYKLPFELFLEEEPELDPDSLTDITFYLQGTEDKIMLDDIGFYEREEPLTGVN
- a CDS encoding lactonase family protein, yielding MHQPNEVLFYIGTYNSEEREAILLGALDKESGEMRVMGGTRGTQNPSYLAVNAAQTVLYAVSEQDEGEVHAYAIDPGSKALHLLGSRATGGGAPCYVSVAPKGDYIAVSNYTGGNVNVFPLNEDGSLQEMSSQVKHKGSGIRSDRQDAPHPHSVIPDKTGDHVLVCDLGLDQIVFYRVEDGKLVTHREVDLPPGSGPRHLALHPSRQWIYLVNELNNTVTVFANDEPQGNLKLLQSVSSLPEHYTAGSDDTAADIHVSPCGRYLYVSNRGHDSIALFHIDKATGLLEAEDWVTSGGRTPRNFALIGGMLLAANQNSGNIASFRIDSETGRLIPTGNELEVPAPVCLVALD